The nucleotide window CCAGTCCCAGAGGGGAGGTGAGGATGGAGCTGCGAGTCATAAGTCAAGGCTTAAAGCcatattgattgatttttttttaattgagaaTGATGTTGACTATTTTCATTAAACATTTGATCTATTACTCTATTTACTTTATAATGCATACAAAGTGGAAAGATATTTTAGTGCGCGTCAGTGTcaacatgtggctctctcttgTTCAGGTGATGGCAAGTCATCTCTGAACAGCTCATCAGGCAGAAGCAGTAATGGAGCTGGCAGCGGCTCTGATGAAACCATAAAGAACATCTTAGAACAGGccaggagggagatggaggccCAGCAGCATGtgctgatggagatggaggccTGTGGGAGGGCCTCGACTGCCAGTTCAGGAGCACAGGTGGAACGTCTAGGGCCCCCAGAGCGCTCCAGGGGCCTGCCGTTACCCATCTCCATCAAACAGGAGGAAGGGGGCTGTGTTACCGTGTGCATGGCCAACCCCATCAGCAGCCCGCAAACCCCCCTCAGTGTGCTCTCCCCCGCCGCCTTTGTCCAGAACATCATCCGCAAAGTCAAGTCAGAGATCGGTGAAGTAGGCACCTACTTCGATCAGCACTGGTCACAAGAGCGGGGGTCGATGGGGCTAGTCGGAGGAGGTAGCTCTCTGCCCTTCAATTCCGTCTCTCCttccttgtcttcctcctcctctgggccCTCTGCGTTGCCTCGGCCATGGCCACGTCTTGAAAACGGCGAGTTTCTCCCCAACAGCGAGGAGGCCTCTGCTGCTGAGGACGAGCTGGGGCTCAGTCGGCCGGTAGAGGTGAAGGTGGAGTCGGATACATCGGTAAGCGGCGAATCCCCAGGACCTGGCCCTGGGCGCCTATCCTACTACCCAGCGTACATCCCTCGCGCCCTCAAGCCGACCGTGCCACCGCTGACTCCGGAGCAGTATGAGTTGTACATGTATCGAGAGGTGGACACCATTGAGCTGACCAGGcaggtgaaggagaagctggCGAAGAACGGCATCTGTCAGAGGATCTTTGGTGAAAAGGTCAGATGTCGCTCCTTCATATTAACACTTGCATACTGTCAAACACAAAACCTGCAAATGATAAGCCTATTTCCCCACAGTGAGAGATAAGAGCGAAGAGAACACTGACGAATTTTAAGTTAATAATTGTGATATGCAGTTAGGAACAAACTGAATACGGAAATATTTTAATGGGTGTTTGACTATATTATTCAGTTCTTTTGTCTCTTATAAGAAGCCACAGatgcaaaacatttttcaaactttCTTTTCAAGCATTATCCTAGATGTGGTTTCAGATTTTCAGACAACATGAAATACTATACTAAGGTAATCTAAGTAGGATTCTTTGCAGATTTACAGATTTATATCAATATATGCAATAAACAAACTCCTCcatatgaaaaatgtattggttCTTTTTAACCTAATAACAGCAATAGCAGAAGCCAAGAGCTTCTTATAATTTGATAATAATTGTCACATCTCATGTGAAAATGACTGGACCAGTCACTTTTAGAGTTGGTTGGCACTAATCAGAGGCCATGTTTCCCAAACTTAGTTGTGTAATAATGGGCGGCTGTgactgaggggtagagcggtcatcctccaaccagaaggtcggcagttcaatcccctGTCTTCCCCATCTGACTGCCGAAGTGTCAGgggcaagatgctgaaaacACTTATAGATTCATACAGCTTTTAGCTTATAGTTATACTATAAACTGTGTCGTCTGAGAAGTCCCATGTTTCACCACCTCTAAACAGAACATAATTCTCAAAATGTTCAGGTGTTTTTCTGTAAGTATGAATGAGCAGCTATGCCAACCTTTTTCCCCCAGTTTCTGGCACATTTATATTGTGTTGAGCCATCAGCTGAGACGTCTGCAGCTCTTAGGATGTGTTGTAATCTTTCAAGACATCCTTGATGAGTTGTCTCTGCTCACATGGAGAAAGGGTGACAACAGGTTTTAGCACAGTGTTCTCCATGTAGATATCACCCACTGTTGTTTGGTGGTTTTGTAAAATCTGATTATTGTGGTAAGGTTGATTTTAAGTATCTGCCTTGttcaaaaatgaaaaggaatagAAAATGTGTCTCTTGTTGATGGATGACCTCTAATATTTCTTAAGAAAATTACATCACAATCAATCATCAACACTGAATGTTGCAGCTAAAATTATctgtgaattcatttttttccctcctccattGAGTACAAGTTTGCATAAATATAAATGGTGTATTGCTTCCCTCTAGTGGTTGTCATCTGTAAGTGTATCAACGGAGCCATCCATTAAGAGTAAAATGATTTTCTTCTTTCAGGAAAATAAATCGGAGAGAGTAAATCGATAACTTGTCATCTGTATGTTTATTACTATATCAAAGTATTATAACTGTAATCCTGTCGTTGTATGGCGCAGGTGCTGGGGCTCTCTCAGGGCAGCGTCAGTGACATGCTGTCTCGGCCCAAACCATGGAGCAAGCTGACCCAAAAAGGCAGGGAGCCCTTCATCCGCATGCAGCTGTGGTTACTGGACCAGCTGGGCCAGAGCCTCAGCCAGCCCACAAACCAAGGCCACGCTCAGGGTAAGGCTGCAGTTTGTAACATATACACTCATCTTCACAGGAACAAATCCCACCTCAGATGTTGCTTGAACTTAAAAATAGAACAATTAACTTGTTTCAGTTTTGTAATATTCTGCAATGACTGTATCTAGGCTATAGGGGTTGTTGATTTTTCTGTAATGTCTCCTACCTTCAGATAAAAGCCCAGTAACGGCACAGTCCTCACCCTCCCCGCCCCCAAGCCCAGCGGAGAGCCACCCAAGTCCCCTGGTGGAGCCTGTCAGCCTCTCCCTGGAGAGCAGCAAAGAGAACCAGCAGCCTGAGGGCTTAGGCCTCGGGCTGCCCCCCCACCCAGAGGGAGGGAAATCCACCCCCAGCCTCATGGCCTTGCATCAGCCCTCTAACCCCCTTGGCATCCAGGAGCTGGTGGCCATGTCTTCCGAGCTGGACACCTATGCCATCACAAAAAAGGTCAAGGAGGTTCTAACAGACAACAACCTAGGTGTGTATGAGTTTACCCTTCGGGAATAAGCTGAGGCTCCTTTAGGGATGCAAACACAAGTCCTACATtcactgtatttttctttccttaCAGGTCAGCGTCTTTTCGGGGAAACCATCCTGGGTCTGACGCAAGGCTCGGTATCAGATCTGCTCTCCAGACCCAAACCGTGGCACAAACTCAGTCTGAAAGGCAGGGAGCCATTTGTCCGCATGCAGCTGTGGCTCAACGATCCTCACAATGTAGACAAGCTGAGGGCcatgaagaagatggagaagaaaggTGTGTACAGAAAACTAAACTAATAATAAAGACATAATTATTACATATTTCAGTTCAGGTTTGAGAAATTCTTGGTGTTTTGTTCTTTATGCCAGAAATCACTGTCTTCCCTCCAGCCTATCTGAAAAGGCGGTATGGGCTGCTGAGCACCGGCTCGGACAGCGACTCACCCAGTACTCGCTCCGAGTGTGTGAGTCCGGCCCTGGTCTCGCTGGACCTGTGCCCCTACAGCCAGGTGAAGAAGGTCCGGGTGGTACTGGGAGCTGAGGAGAAGGAAGCCTTGAGAAGGGCCTACCTGCTGGAGCCCTACCCCTCTCAGAACACCATCGAGATACTGGCCGCCCAGCTCAACCTCAAAACCAACACTGTCATCAACTGGTTCCACAACTACAGGCTAGTCCAATAAACTTGGCTAATGGCTACCTCGGCTGTTTTCATGACGACCATACGTTTAGTTTTAACTGAATTCCTGACGTGTAAAGTAGAAAAGTAAATGATTGTTTGTAGGTGATTGTTTGCCTGTCTAAcaagcagtttgtgtgtgcaggtccaGGATGCGACGGGAGGTGCTGATGGAGGGGCTACCAGACAATGACACAGATGCCGAGCAGCACAGCTACTCCCCCTCAGTGACGCGGAGCCCCCACtctgatggagaggagaggaggctgctgaaGCCCTCAGGACACATCCACTCCAGCCTTCCTCTGAGCGCCAGCGCAGCACTTCCTCATGTCAAACAGGAGGCACTGGACAGGGAAGACGAGGGGGAGGAGGGCTCCATGAAACTATCGAGAGttcagtgtttttctgcagcagtACAATGCACGCCGCTGAAAAACGAGCATGAGGACTCCATCGCTGGCCACCAGAGCCTGAGGCACGAAGAGGGGATGAGCAGCCAAGCTCAAGGTCTCTACCCTGCCGCAGTCTCCATAGATGGATCCCAGAGAGCCAGTCAGTCCCGGCACGATGGGGAAGACCCTGGAAAGTCACCTGTTGACCCTGTCAGCTTTAAGGCTTCGTCGGAACCCTGCCGCGGCAGCCTGGAAGTCTCCCTGAACTCCCCCTCTGCTGCATCCTCACCCGGCCTCATGATGTCAGTCTCCCCCGTCccgtcctcctctgctccaATATCGCCCTCGCTGCCCAACCCGCCCTCAACTAGCACCAATCACAGCCTGGAGCCTAACCAGATCCCTCCATTCCAAGGCCCCAAACTCAACAGAAGCTCTCAGAGACGCAATGAGAAAATGGCCAACCTTAATAACATCATCCACAGGCTAGAGAGAGCAGCCAATCGAGAAGAAACACTGGAATGGGAGTTTTAAGGCCCCCTTTTACTTGTACCTAGTCCTGATGACCCTCGCGGCACACAGGGGCGTCTCAGATAGAATCTTCCGGAAGACTTTTAACGGAGCCTGGCTCCTGAAGGCCTGTCCTCCCAGACTGTAAACTCAATGGAAACAGGAATGCAGAGCTCACATATGGCTAACTTCCCTGCaagaactaaaaaaaaaaaaagatttatatatgtgtatttgtttttgtttttgataatGCATACTACTTTGAAATAGATGTGACAGCATAAGCTGTTGTTTTACCTTTTGGACTTGACAAGAAGACTTTTGCAGCTATGGTGTCATAAAATGTACACTGAAGTTCTGTAGATTGCCACTGggtgagattaaaaaaagaccCCTGTCTTAAGCCATTAAAAGCACTATAACTATTTGAAAAGAGACATTGACCAAATTTGCTACTTTTTGAATAGcaatttttcagattttgtctGTAAGACTGGACAGTTTAAGTCAAGTAACATGAAATCCTATTACTGACTGAGGGATAGTCCTTTAAGACTCTAAATATTCAACATCTTGTATGTACTTAGTTTCTCGGTGAtatgttttgaaatatttgtaaCTCACACGTATAAAATGTGGTTGTACATGTTGTAGAATTGTCTGCAATAGCCTTCTCTAAACCTGATGTAGCATGGTACTCACCTGACCCTGTTATCCTCTGTAGTTAGTCACCTGTGATTATACTTGAGcgaaaacaagaaaagaaaaaaagttgaaaaccctgcaaaaaacaagaaaaaagttAACGTTAAATCTAATAAGAACttttagtgttttctttctttttttttttgataatccTTGAGGTTTACAGTTTAGGGCCCTTGTGCTCCTGCTGGCAAAGTTTACACGATTTCTTTCAGACTTACCTCTCTGACTCTCTAAAGGCACTTGTTCTCAGACTGTAAC belongs to Platichthys flesus chromosome 3, fPlaFle2.1, whole genome shotgun sequence and includes:
- the cux2b gene encoding homeobox protein cut-like 2 — encoded protein: MGPVSLLLLLGLTRCHLSTRNALSPPRLCLSRGAQTCVTVKRELNSVASELAGRQEESEHSHKHLVELSREFKRNVPEEVREMVAPVLKSFQAQVVALNKRSKEAESAFLGIYKQLIEAPDPAPVLEASHTLEERLQHLQSVAPDSEALVREISGHWKKHLECLEKTEPPEDDPVVSGAAVAGEAPESSSPASLMTPNSTPAPGAPGSPQQNYRDPAEDRGEEEEERADVSSADRLSEADENIKVLHSSLNTAHTELLDLRCKYNEEMTKKAGEVDAIMANLEKANQSAVRAQREVERLKEQLASATKGNCHPAEGTSREKNEKGEVLPSQLEASLLAKDREILCLLENIQRLQFTLQEVQETSANQIMELERQLAYKTEAIERLEAKLQSQIDYEEIKTELSILKVMKMASANGGSSQQSAKAEALLLDKEAFLPSHKFLVDKARILHSNDEDQSDDAGREIGRPHGSHSSSSQVDGRGSPSPGTPTLDSSSSSHDLPRPFSVSPCSGDRQSGDHILHRQLLSPHFKKEGLMAFPTALYAAKVALMSATQGSGAAGSVDAGLPSDHSESGSSTAGDEDQLDTAEIAFQVKEQLLKHNIGQRVFGHYVLGLSQGSVSEILARPKPWRKLTVKGKEPFIKMKQFLSDEQNILALRTIQVRQRGSITPRIRTPETGSDDAIRNILEQAKKEIQSQRGGDGKSSLNSSSGRSSNGAGSGSDETIKNILEQARREMEAQQHVLMEMEACGRASTASSGAQVERLGPPERSRGLPLPISIKQEEGGCVTVCMANPISSPQTPLSVLSPAAFVQNIIRKVKSEIGEVGTYFDQHWSQERGSMGLVGGGSSLPFNSVSPSLSSSSSGPSALPRPWPRLENGEFLPNSEEASAAEDELGLSRPVEVKVESDTSVSGESPGPGPGRLSYYPAYIPRALKPTVPPLTPEQYELYMYREVDTIELTRQVKEKLAKNGICQRIFGEKVLGLSQGSVSDMLSRPKPWSKLTQKGREPFIRMQLWLLDQLGQSLSQPTNQGHAQDKSPVTAQSSPSPPPSPAESHPSPLVEPVSLSLESSKENQQPEGLGLGLPPHPEGGKSTPSLMALHQPSNPLGIQELVAMSSELDTYAITKKVKEVLTDNNLGQRLFGETILGLTQGSVSDLLSRPKPWHKLSLKGREPFVRMQLWLNDPHNVDKLRAMKKMEKKAYLKRRYGLLSTGSDSDSPSTRSECVSPALVSLDLCPYSQVKKVRVVLGAEEKEALRRAYLLEPYPSQNTIEILAAQLNLKTNTVINWFHNYRSRMRREVLMEGLPDNDTDAEQHSYSPSVTRSPHSDGEERRLLKPSGHIHSSLPLSASAALPHVKQEALDREDEGEEGSMKLSRVQCFSAAVQCTPLKNEHEDSIAGHQSLRHEEGMSSQAQGLYPAAVSIDGSQRASQSRHDGEDPGKSPVDPVSFKASSEPCRGSLEVSLNSPSAASSPGLMMSVSPVPSSSAPISPSLPNPPSTSTNHSLEPNQIPPFQGPKLNRSSQRRNEKMANLNNIIHRLERAANREETLEWEF